Proteins from one Ahaetulla prasina isolate Xishuangbanna chromosome 2, ASM2864084v1, whole genome shotgun sequence genomic window:
- the HSD17B6 gene encoding 17-beta-hydroxysteroid dehydrogenase type 6 — MWLYLALAVFLYFVIRSYRERQQVDNLREKYVFITGCDSGFGNQLARQLDARGLRVLAACLTQKGAQELERLTSDRLKTTLLDVTSTESIEAATLWVKECVGNKGLWGLVNNAGIVHPISPNEWLTKEDYMKVLNVNLIGMIDVTLHMLPLVKKARGRVVNMSSIMGRLSTMGGGYCLSKYGVEAFSDSLRREIHSFGVTVAIIEPGYFRTSMTDIQKTLELLEQQWIKVPEEIKESYGRPYFDAFYEGFKYNLATRCCTDLYMVTDCMEHALISKYPRTRYSAGWDSRWIFIPLSYLPTSITDFVLTRAWPKPAQAL, encoded by the exons ATGTGGCTCTACCTGGCATTGGCAGTTTTCCTGTACTTTGTGATACGGTCCTATCGGGAAAGACAGCAGGTAGACAACCTGAGAGAGAAATACGTATTCATCACTGGCTGTGATTCTGGTTTTGGAAACCAGCTGGCCAGGCAACTGGACGCCCGGGGTCTGCGGGTGTTGGCTGCTTGTCTCACCCAGAAGGGAGCACAGGAACTGGAGAGACTCACATCGGATCGTTTGAAAACCACCCTGCTGGATGTCACCAGTACTGAGAGCATTGAGGCAGCTACTCTATGGGTAAAAGAATGTGTGGGGAACAAAG GACTCTGGGGCTTGGTAAACAATGCTGGAATTGTGCACCCTATCTCCCCCAATGAATGGCTGACCAAAGAGGACTATATGAAAGTGCTGAATGTTAATCTAATTGGGATGATTGATGTGACACTGCATATGTTGCCCTTGGTGAAGAAGGCCAGGGGAAGAGTGGTTAACATGTCCAGCATCATGGGTCGACTGAGTACCATGGGAGGTGGCTACTGTCTCTCAAAGTATGGAGTGGAGGCTTTCTCTGACAGTCTCAG GCGTGAGATCCACTCATTTGGGGTGACAGTAGCCATAATTGAGCCAGGCTATTTCCGCACATCCATGACTGATATCCAAAAAACTCTTGAGCTTCTGGAGCAGCAATGGATCAAAGTCCCAGAGGAAATCAAAGAGAGCTATGGCCGGCCCTACTTCGACGCAT TTTACGAGGGTTTCAAATACAATCTTGCAACTCGTTGCTGCACAGACCTCTACATGGTTACCGACTGTATGGAGCATGCTTTGATATCCAAATACCCTCGTACACGCTATTCCGCTGGATGGGATTCCCGGTGGATCTTCATTCCTCTCTCTTACTTGCCCACTTCCATCACCGATTTTGTACTGACTCGAGCTTGGCCTAAACCCGCTCAAGCTCTGTAA